In one Pseudomonas sp. SG20056 genomic region, the following are encoded:
- a CDS encoding ABC transporter ATP-binding protein, which produces MSLTLEHVTRIVDHQLYIDDACLSFEPGSFNVLLGRTLSGKTSLMRLMAGLDKPSSGRILMNGADMTQVPVRQRNVSMVYQQFINYPTLTVFENIASPLRQAGVSKAEILEKVHATAKMLRIEALLKRYPLELSGGQQQRTAMARALVKDASLILFDEPLVNLDYKLREELRQEMRELFQARHTIAIYATTEPNEALALGGTTTILHEGRVVQSGKTAEVYHRPQQVLAAELFSEPAINLMPGRVSGTEVSFADTVHFPLNPDLQGIAEGEYRFGVRPSHIGLVPSNDDDLELAVTVELAEISGSETFLHVRNEQFVLVLHLPGVHEYDVDTPILIYIPTHKLFVFAADGQLIQAPSRRLERVA; this is translated from the coding sequence ATGTCACTTACCCTGGAGCATGTCACGCGGATCGTTGATCACCAGCTGTATATCGACGATGCCTGCCTGAGCTTCGAACCTGGCTCCTTCAATGTGCTGCTGGGGCGCACGCTGTCTGGCAAGACCAGCCTTATGCGTTTGATGGCGGGCCTGGATAAGCCCAGCAGCGGGCGCATCCTGATGAATGGCGCCGATATGACCCAGGTGCCGGTACGCCAGCGCAACGTGTCGATGGTCTATCAGCAGTTCATCAATTACCCGACCCTGACGGTGTTCGAGAACATCGCCTCGCCGCTGCGTCAGGCCGGCGTGAGCAAGGCCGAGATTCTGGAAAAAGTCCATGCCACGGCGAAGATGCTGCGTATCGAGGCTTTGCTCAAGCGCTACCCGCTGGAGCTGTCCGGCGGCCAGCAGCAGCGCACCGCCATGGCCCGCGCCCTGGTCAAGGATGCCTCGCTGATTCTGTTCGATGAGCCGCTGGTCAACCTCGACTACAAGCTGCGCGAAGAGCTGCGCCAGGAAATGCGCGAGCTGTTTCAGGCCCGCCACACCATTGCCATCTATGCCACCACCGAGCCCAACGAGGCTCTGGCCCTGGGCGGTACCACCACCATTCTGCATGAAGGGCGAGTGGTGCAGAGCGGCAAGACCGCCGAGGTTTATCACCGTCCGCAGCAGGTGCTGGCCGCCGAGCTGTTCTCGGAACCGGCGATCAACCTGATGCCAGGGCGCGTCAGCGGCACCGAAGTAAGCTTTGCCGATACCGTGCATTTCCCGCTCAACCCGGACCTGCAAGGTATTGCCGAGGGTGAATACCGCTTTGGTGTACGCCCCAGCCATATCGGCCTGGTGCCGTCCAATGATGACGATCTGGAACTGGCGGTAACGGTTGAACTGGCTGAGATCAGCGGTTCGGAAACCTTTCTGCATGTGCGCAACGAGCAGTTCGTGCTGGTGCTGCATCTGCCTGGGGTACATGAGTACGACGTGGACACGCCGATCCTCATCTATATCCCTACCCACAAGCTGTTTGTCTTTGCCGCTGATGGGCAGTTGATTCAGGCGCCCAGCCGCCGTCTGGAGAGGGTTGCCTGA
- a CDS encoding ABC transporter ATP-binding protein — MAEIRLHNLAHSYSRAPTGAADYAIREMNHVWEQGGAYALLGPSGCGKSTLLNIISGLLSPSHGEVQFDGKVVNALPPELRNIAQVFQFPVVYDTMTVFDNLAFPLRNQGMNEAKILTKVNEIAEVLELHPLLHKRARNLTADEKQKVSMGRGLVRDDVSAILFDEPLTVIDPHLKWKLRRKLKQIHEQFNITMVYVTHDQLEASTFADKIAVMYGGQIVQFGTPRELFERPSHTFVGYFIGSPGMNLIDVLPYAGGVRFNNTVLPLSAALNRRLAELPGAKLKIGIRPEFVHVWDGPNEDALCGEVVHVEDLGTYKILTLKLDGQALKVRLQEDQPVPQQQVYLSFPAQWLMVYADDVLVEAQAQEVQP; from the coding sequence ATGGCCGAGATCCGTTTGCACAACCTGGCCCACAGTTACAGTCGCGCGCCGACTGGCGCGGCCGACTACGCCATCCGTGAGATGAATCATGTGTGGGAGCAGGGCGGCGCCTATGCGTTGCTGGGGCCTTCGGGCTGCGGCAAGTCAACTCTGCTGAATATCATTTCCGGGCTGCTTAGCCCCTCCCATGGCGAGGTGCAATTCGATGGCAAGGTGGTCAACGCACTGCCGCCGGAGCTGCGCAATATCGCCCAAGTTTTCCAGTTTCCGGTGGTCTACGACACCATGACGGTGTTCGACAACCTGGCTTTTCCGTTGCGTAACCAGGGCATGAACGAGGCGAAGATCCTCACCAAGGTCAATGAAATTGCCGAGGTGCTGGAGTTGCACCCCTTGCTGCACAAACGCGCCCGTAATCTGACCGCCGACGAGAAGCAGAAGGTCTCCATGGGCCGCGGCCTGGTGCGTGACGACGTCTCGGCGATTCTCTTCGATGAGCCGCTGACGGTGATCGACCCGCACCTGAAATGGAAGCTGCGGCGTAAGCTCAAGCAGATCCACGAGCAGTTCAATATCACCATGGTTTACGTCACCCATGACCAGCTCGAAGCCTCGACCTTCGCCGACAAGATTGCGGTGATGTACGGCGGGCAGATCGTCCAGTTCGGCACGCCGCGTGAGTTGTTCGAGCGCCCCAGCCACACCTTTGTTGGCTACTTCATCGGCAGCCCGGGAATGAACCTGATTGATGTACTGCCTTATGCCGGCGGTGTGCGTTTCAACAACACCGTGCTGCCGTTGTCGGCGGCGCTCAATCGGCGCCTTGCGGAGCTGCCTGGGGCCAAGCTGAAAATCGGCATCCGTCCGGAGTTCGTCCACGTCTGGGATGGCCCAAACGAGGACGCGCTGTGCGGCGAGGTGGTGCATGTGGAAGATCTTGGCACCTACAAGATTCTCACCCTAAAACTCGATGGCCAGGCGCTCAAGGTGCGCTTGCAGGAAGATCAGCCCGTGCCGCAGCAGCAGGTGTACCTGAGCTTTCCGGCGCAGTGGTTGATGGTTTACGCCGATGACGTTCTGGTTGAGGCGCAAGCGCAGGAGGTGCAGCCATGA
- a CDS encoding carbohydrate ABC transporter permease: protein MTLRKKVVLGLYVLFLLVPIYWLLNMSFKSNTEILGGLTLWPHGFTLDNYKVIFTDPSWYEGYLNSLYYVCLNTVISLTVALPAAYAFSRYRFLGDKHLFFWLLTNRMAPPAVFLLPFFQLYSSIGLFDTHIAVALAHCLFNVPLAVWILEGFMSGVPKEIDETAYIDGYSFPKFFVKIFIPLIGSGIGVTAFFCFMFSWVELLLARTLTSVDAKPIAAVMTRTVSASGIDWGVLAAAGVLTILPGMLVIWFVRNHVAKGFALGRV from the coding sequence ATGACCCTACGCAAGAAGGTGGTATTGGGGCTGTATGTCCTGTTCCTGCTGGTGCCGATCTACTGGCTGCTGAACATGTCGTTCAAGAGTAATACCGAGATTCTCGGCGGCCTGACGCTGTGGCCGCACGGCTTCACCCTTGATAACTACAAGGTGATCTTCACCGACCCGAGCTGGTACGAGGGTTATCTCAACTCGCTGTACTACGTGTGCCTGAACACGGTGATCTCGCTAACGGTGGCGCTGCCGGCAGCCTATGCGTTTTCGCGCTACCGTTTTCTCGGCGACAAGCACCTGTTCTTCTGGCTGCTGACCAACCGCATGGCGCCACCGGCGGTTTTTCTGCTGCCATTTTTCCAGCTGTATTCGTCGATCGGCCTGTTCGATACGCATATCGCTGTGGCGCTGGCGCACTGCCTGTTCAACGTGCCGCTGGCGGTGTGGATTCTCGAAGGCTTTATGTCCGGGGTGCCGAAGGAAATTGACGAAACCGCCTATATCGACGGCTACAGCTTCCCGAAATTCTTCGTGAAGATCTTTATCCCGCTGATTGGCTCGGGCATCGGCGTCACCGCGTTCTTCTGCTTCATGTTTTCCTGGGTCGAGCTGTTGCTGGCGCGCACCTTGACCTCGGTGGATGCCAAGCCGATTGCCGCGGTGATGACGCGTACGGTGTCGGCATCGGGGATCGATTGGGGCGTGCTGGCGGCGGCGGGGGTATTGACCATTCTGCCGGGTATGCTGGTGATCTGGTTTGTCCGTAACCATGTGGCCAAGGGCTTTGCCCTGGGCCGGGTATAG
- the folD gene encoding bifunctional methylenetetrahydrofolate dehydrogenase/methenyltetrahydrofolate cyclohydrolase FolD, with protein sequence MTAQLIDGKAIAASLRQQIAQRVAERRQQGLRAPGLAVILVGSDPASQVYVSHKRKDCEEVGFVSQAYDLPATTGQAELMALIDRLNDEPSIDGILVQLPLPEHLDASLLLERIRPDKDVDGFHPYNIGRLAQRMPLLRPCTPKGIMTLLQSTGADLYGMHAVVVGASNIVGRPMAMELLLAGCTVTVTHRFTKDLPMHVGQADIVVVAAGKPGLVQGEWIKPGAIVIDVGINRQTDGKLIGDVVYETALPRAGWITPVPGGVGPMTRACLLENTLHAAEHLHD encoded by the coding sequence ATGACCGCACAACTGATCGATGGCAAAGCAATTGCCGCCAGCCTGCGCCAGCAGATCGCCCAACGTGTCGCCGAACGACGTCAGCAAGGCCTGCGCGCACCCGGGTTGGCAGTAATTCTCGTCGGTAGCGACCCTGCGTCCCAAGTCTACGTTTCGCACAAGCGTAAAGATTGCGAAGAAGTAGGCTTCGTCTCACAGGCTTATGACCTACCGGCCACCACCGGTCAGGCCGAGCTGATGGCATTGATCGACCGCCTGAATGACGAGCCGAGCATTGACGGCATCCTGGTGCAACTGCCATTGCCAGAACACCTCGACGCTTCTTTACTGCTTGAGCGCATTCGCCCGGATAAAGATGTTGATGGTTTTCACCCCTATAACATTGGTCGCCTGGCCCAACGCATGCCACTGCTGCGCCCCTGCACCCCGAAAGGCATTATGACCCTGCTGCAAAGCACCGGTGCAGACCTGTACGGCATGCACGCAGTGGTTGTTGGCGCCTCGAATATCGTCGGCCGACCGATGGCAATGGAACTGTTGCTGGCCGGCTGCACCGTGACAGTGACTCACCGCTTCACCAAAGACCTGCCCATGCATGTCGGCCAGGCCGATATCGTCGTGGTAGCTGCCGGCAAGCCTGGCCTGGTACAGGGCGAGTGGATCAAACCTGGCGCCATCGTTATCGACGTTGGCATCAACCGTCAGACCGACGGCAAGCTGATTGGCGATGTGGTGTATGAAACCGCCCTGCCCCGCGCCGGCTGGATCACACCGGTACCGGGCGGTGTTGGCCCAATGACCCGCGCCTGCCTGCTGGAAAACACCCTGCACGCCGCCGAGCATTTGCACGACTGA
- a CDS encoding polysaccharide deacetylase family protein, whose translation MLLLSACSSMAPPQPNPEIEPIRFLLSFDDGPSGNTRDNPTEQILDTLADNPIQPGIKALFFVQTRAAAAGGSVHGQTLLRRQQREGHLLGFHTATSGHSNHRFLSAEALNQSLTDGVADLSAISGIAPRLVRPPFWNYDERTFAAYQTHGLRILLTDLSANDGKTWGINGSLRRRSNLRDQLARAAQQISVGALPAVDGVIPVVVTFHDLNSYTARHMQEYLQILLDVAEDVGLATDKQPFYGQRDALQRAALRRALGDPQQYARLPGLWNWLWN comes from the coding sequence ATGCTGCTGTTGAGCGCCTGCAGCAGCATGGCACCGCCACAGCCAAACCCCGAGATTGAACCGATACGTTTTCTCCTGAGTTTCGATGACGGCCCAAGCGGCAATACCCGTGACAATCCAACCGAACAGATTCTCGACACCCTGGCAGACAACCCAATCCAGCCAGGGATCAAGGCGCTGTTCTTTGTCCAGACCCGCGCCGCAGCAGCTGGCGGCAGCGTTCACGGCCAGACGCTGCTACGGCGCCAGCAACGTGAGGGCCATCTGCTAGGTTTTCACACCGCGACTTCTGGACACTCCAACCACCGTTTTCTCAGCGCTGAGGCACTCAATCAATCTCTTACCGACGGCGTAGCCGATCTGAGCGCCATCAGCGGCATCGCCCCGCGCCTGGTGCGACCACCCTTCTGGAACTACGACGAGCGCACATTCGCCGCCTACCAGACGCACGGTCTGCGCATACTGCTCACCGATTTGAGCGCCAACGATGGCAAGACCTGGGGCATCAATGGCAGCCTGCGCCGGCGCAGTAACCTGCGTGACCAGCTGGCGCGGGCCGCGCAGCAGATCAGCGTCGGCGCCTTGCCCGCTGTCGATGGGGTCATACCCGTAGTGGTGACTTTCCACGACCTCAACTCCTATACCGCGCGGCATATGCAGGAGTACCTGCAGATCCTTCTGGATGTAGCCGAAGATGTGGGCCTGGCCACCGACAAGCAACCGTTCTATGGCCAACGCGACGCCTTACAACGTGCTGCATTAAGACGCGCCCTCGGCGACCCACAGCAGTACGCTCGGCTGCCAGGCCTATGGAACTGGCTGTGGAACTAG
- a CDS encoding sigma-54-dependent Fis family transcriptional regulator: MADAVTALPHETIIQDSWTRCRDYGLTHQSTPIFNQPERGEVSALLESQHALVHTTHKEVLPYYGTILANSNCLIMLADHQGQVLQSWGDQRFIEPSRAAGFVAGATWLERYTGTNAIGTALSCAQAVHIQHDEHFLKANRFMTGSASPIFDEQRQMIAVLDVSSDSYLPPSHTLGMVKMMSQSVENRLILNLFQQRYFQLSFNTSLDNLSSPWAGLLIFDEQGQVVSANRRADSLLGVGMAQVNIESLFDVPLQQLLNQPEALPFNLRASGRFRFHAQIKRPQQPAPIQARDFRQTQQPPANATRNPFTLASLNLGDPRVDKAVRQAERLLEKNIPILVHGETGVGKEVFVKALHHASSRASQAFIAVNCAAIPAELVESELFGYEKGAFTGANQKGSIGLIRKADKGTLFLDEVGDMPLRVQARLLRVLQERCVQPLGSSELYPVDIRLISATNRPLRQDVESGLFRQDLYYRISGLNLELPPLRERTDKAAMVQRIWDYHREPQQWAGLSHEVMSLFERHPWPGNLRQLSSVLQIALAMADDQQIRAEHLPDDFFADLQPAAEQTAATQASPQPLASTSADDLASQYQACGGNISHLARSLGVSRNTLYKRLRETGLTAR, encoded by the coding sequence ATGGCTGACGCTGTCACTGCCCTGCCTCACGAGACCATCATCCAGGACTCCTGGACACGCTGCCGCGACTACGGTCTGACCCACCAGAGCACACCGATCTTCAACCAGCCCGAGCGCGGCGAAGTCAGCGCCCTGCTGGAAAGCCAGCACGCCCTGGTGCACACCACCCACAAGGAAGTGCTGCCCTACTACGGCACCATCCTGGCCAACTCCAATTGCCTGATCATGCTGGCCGACCACCAAGGCCAGGTGCTGCAGTCCTGGGGTGACCAACGCTTTATCGAACCGAGCCGCGCCGCCGGCTTTGTCGCCGGGGCCACCTGGCTGGAGCGCTATACCGGCACCAATGCCATCGGCACCGCCCTGAGTTGCGCCCAGGCCGTACATATTCAGCACGATGAGCACTTCCTCAAGGCCAACCGCTTTATGACTGGCTCGGCCTCGCCGATTTTTGACGAGCAACGGCAGATGATCGCGGTGCTGGATGTGTCCAGCGACAGCTACCTGCCGCCCTCGCACACCCTGGGCATGGTCAAGATGATGAGCCAGTCGGTGGAGAACCGGCTGATCCTCAACCTGTTCCAGCAGCGCTACTTCCAGCTGAGCTTCAACACCAGCCTGGATAACCTCAGCAGCCCCTGGGCTGGGCTGCTGATTTTTGATGAGCAAGGCCAGGTGGTATCCGCCAATCGGCGTGCCGACAGCTTGTTGGGCGTGGGCATGGCCCAGGTGAATATCGAAAGCCTGTTCGACGTACCGCTGCAGCAATTACTCAACCAACCCGAAGCGCTGCCGTTCAACCTGCGCGCCAGTGGGCGCTTTCGCTTTCACGCGCAGATCAAACGCCCGCAGCAGCCCGCGCCGATCCAGGCCCGCGACTTTCGCCAAACCCAGCAGCCGCCTGCCAACGCCACGCGCAACCCGTTTACCCTTGCTTCGCTCAACCTCGGCGACCCGCGTGTCGATAAAGCCGTGCGTCAGGCCGAGCGGTTACTGGAAAAGAACATCCCGATCCTGGTGCATGGTGAAACCGGAGTAGGCAAGGAGGTTTTCGTCAAAGCCCTGCACCACGCCAGCTCGCGCGCCAGCCAGGCGTTTATCGCGGTCAACTGCGCGGCCATTCCCGCAGAGCTGGTGGAGTCCGAGCTGTTTGGCTATGAAAAAGGCGCGTTTACCGGGGCCAACCAGAAAGGCAGCATCGGCCTGATCCGCAAGGCCGACAAAGGCACGCTATTTCTCGACGAAGTCGGCGATATGCCACTGCGCGTGCAGGCCCGTCTGCTGCGGGTACTGCAGGAGCGCTGCGTGCAACCGTTGGGCAGCAGCGAGCTGTACCCGGTGGATATCCGCCTGATTTCCGCCACCAACCGCCCGCTGCGCCAGGATGTGGAGAGCGGGCTGTTTCGCCAGGACCTCTACTACCGCATCAGCGGCCTCAACCTCGAACTGCCGCCGCTGCGCGAACGCACCGACAAGGCCGCTATGGTCCAGCGCATCTGGGATTACCACCGCGAACCACAGCAATGGGCCGGGCTAAGCCATGAAGTGATGAGCCTGTTCGAGCGTCACCCGTGGCCCGGCAACCTGCGCCAACTGAGCAGCGTCTTGCAGATTGCCCTGGCCATGGCCGATGACCAGCAAATCCGCGCCGAACATCTGCCGGATGATTTCTTTGCCGATTTGCAGCCCGCTGCTGAGCAAACAGCCGCCACCCAAGCGTCACCGCAACCTTTGGCCAGCACCAGCGCGGATGATCTGGCCAGCCAATACCAGGCCTGCGGCGGCAATATCTCGCACCTGGCGCGCAGCCTAGGGGTTAGCCGTAACACACTGTACAAACGCTTACGGGAAACAGGGCTGACGGCGCGCTAG
- a CDS encoding DUF2160 domain-containing protein yields MDWMAWTLPTALFFGFIGMLLVGMTIWELRSPCIERKGLLPISTTRGDRLFIGLLGSAYLHLLVVGATDWSVWIASVLSLFWLFAVMRWG; encoded by the coding sequence ATGGATTGGATGGCCTGGACTCTGCCGACGGCGTTGTTTTTCGGCTTTATCGGCATGCTGCTGGTCGGCATGACGATCTGGGAGCTGCGTTCGCCCTGTATCGAGCGCAAAGGCTTGTTGCCGATCAGCACCACCCGTGGTGATCGGCTATTTATCGGTCTGCTTGGGAGTGCCTACCTGCACCTGCTGGTGGTGGGCGCGACCGATTGGAGTGTCTGGATAGCTTCGGTGCTGTCCCTGTTCTGGTTGTTTGCAGTGATGCGTTGGGGCTAA
- a CDS encoding carbohydrate ABC transporter permease: MKVQNNKAWWLVLPVFLLVAFSAIVPMMTVVNYSVQDIFDHSTRYFVGVDWYKQVLQDTRLHDSLLRQFIFSACVLLIEIPLGIAIALCMPTKGRMASLVLIVLAIPLLIPWNVVGTIWQIFGRADIGLLGWSLNSLGISYNYASNTSDAWVTVLIMDVWHWTSLVALLCYSGLRAIPDVYYQAARIDRASDWAVFRHIQLPKLKSVLLIAVMLRFMDSFMIYTEPFVLTGGGPGNATTFLSQTLTQMAIGQFDLGPAAAFSLVYFLIILLVSWLFYTAMTHNDKTR, encoded by the coding sequence ATGAAGGTGCAGAACAACAAGGCCTGGTGGTTGGTGCTGCCGGTATTCCTGCTGGTGGCGTTCAGCGCCATCGTGCCGATGATGACTGTGGTCAACTACTCGGTGCAGGACATCTTCGACCATTCCACGCGCTATTTCGTCGGCGTCGACTGGTACAAGCAGGTGCTGCAGGACACCCGTCTGCATGACTCGCTGCTGCGCCAGTTCATCTTCTCCGCTTGCGTGCTGCTGATCGAGATTCCCTTAGGTATCGCCATCGCTTTGTGCATGCCGACCAAGGGGCGCATGGCCTCGCTGGTGCTGATCGTGTTGGCGATTCCGCTGCTGATCCCGTGGAACGTGGTCGGCACCATCTGGCAGATCTTCGGCCGCGCCGACATCGGCTTGCTGGGCTGGAGCCTGAACAGCCTGGGCATCAGCTACAACTATGCCTCGAATACCAGCGACGCCTGGGTCACGGTGCTGATCATGGACGTCTGGCACTGGACCTCGCTGGTGGCGCTGCTGTGCTATTCGGGGCTGCGCGCGATTCCCGATGTGTATTACCAGGCTGCGCGTATCGACCGCGCATCCGACTGGGCTGTGTTCCGCCATATCCAGCTGCCCAAGCTGAAGAGCGTGCTGCTGATCGCGGTGATGCTGCGCTTTATGGACAGTTTCATGATCTACACCGAGCCCTTCGTGCTGACAGGCGGCGGGCCGGGTAACGCCACCACCTTCCTTAGCCAGACCCTGACGCAAATGGCCATCGGTCAGTTCGACCTGGGCCCGGCAGCGGCGTTTTCGCTGGTGTACTTCCTGATCATCCTGTTGGTGTCCTGGCTGTTCTACACCGCCATGACCCACAACGATAAGACTCGCTGA
- a CDS encoding ABC transporter substrate-binding protein produces MFDNNNKTRHSMALAALLTLSGLSGAAWADAYEEAAKKWIGEEFNPSTLTPEQQLEELKWFIKAAEPFRGMSISVASETIATHEYESKVLAKAFSEITGIQLKHDLMQEGDVVEKLQTQMQSDKNIYDGYINDSDLIGTHFRYGKAVAISDMMEGEGKAVTSPTLDLQDFIGISFTTGPDGKLYQLPDQQFANLYWFRADWFERPELKAKFKEIYGYELGVPVNWSAYEDIAEFFSEKVKEIDGQRIYGHMDYGKKDPSLGWRFTDAWFSMAGGGDKGLPNGLPVDEWGIRVDGCRPVGSSVARGGDTNGPAAVYATTKYVDWMRKYAPPEAQGMTFSESGPVPAQGSIAQQIFWYTAFTADMTKPGLPVVNEDGTPKWRMAPSPKGPYWEEGMKLGYQDTGSWTFLKSTPEKQRLAAWLYAQFVTSKTVSLKKTLVGLTPIRESDINSQAMTDVAPKLGGLVEFYRSPARVQWTPTGTNVPDYPRLAQLWWQFIAEAASGDKSPQEALDGLAAAQDTMLGRLERSGVLGECGPKLNEPKDPQYWLDQPGAPKPKLANEKPQGETISYNELLRSWEQARD; encoded by the coding sequence ATGTTCGACAATAACAACAAAACTCGACATAGCATGGCGCTGGCTGCCCTGCTGACGTTGTCCGGCTTGAGCGGCGCGGCCTGGGCTGATGCCTACGAAGAAGCGGCAAAGAAGTGGATCGGCGAGGAGTTCAACCCCTCGACCCTGACGCCTGAGCAGCAACTCGAAGAGTTGAAGTGGTTTATCAAAGCCGCCGAGCCGTTTCGCGGCATGAGCATCAGCGTGGCCTCGGAAACCATCGCCACCCACGAGTATGAGTCCAAGGTGCTGGCCAAGGCCTTCAGCGAAATCACCGGGATCCAGCTCAAGCACGACCTGATGCAGGAAGGTGACGTCGTCGAGAAACTGCAAACCCAGATGCAGTCGGACAAGAACATCTACGACGGCTATATCAACGACTCTGACCTGATCGGTACGCACTTTCGCTACGGTAAGGCCGTGGCCATCAGCGACATGATGGAGGGCGAAGGCAAGGCTGTGACCTCGCCGACCCTGGATCTGCAGGACTTTATCGGCATTTCCTTCACCACCGGGCCTGACGGCAAGCTCTATCAGCTACCGGATCAGCAGTTCGCCAACCTGTACTGGTTCCGCGCTGACTGGTTCGAGCGCCCGGAGCTGAAGGCCAAGTTCAAGGAAATCTACGGCTACGAGCTGGGGGTGCCGGTCAACTGGTCGGCCTATGAAGACATCGCTGAGTTCTTCTCCGAGAAGGTTAAGGAAATCGATGGCCAGCGCATCTATGGCCATATGGATTACGGTAAGAAAGACCCCTCCCTCGGCTGGCGCTTCACCGATGCCTGGTTCTCCATGGCGGGTGGCGGCGACAAGGGCCTGCCTAATGGCTTGCCGGTGGATGAGTGGGGTATTCGTGTAGACGGCTGCCGTCCGGTGGGCTCCAGCGTTGCCCGTGGCGGCGATACCAATGGCCCGGCGGCGGTGTATGCCACCACCAAGTATGTCGACTGGATGCGTAAATACGCGCCACCGGAAGCGCAGGGCATGACGTTCTCCGAGTCCGGCCCGGTGCCAGCGCAGGGCAGCATCGCCCAGCAGATCTTCTGGTACACCGCTTTTACCGCGGACATGACCAAACCAGGCCTGCCGGTGGTTAATGAGGACGGCACACCGAAGTGGCGCATGGCGCCTTCACCTAAAGGTCCGTATTGGGAAGAGGGCATGAAGCTGGGCTACCAGGACACCGGCTCCTGGACCTTCCTCAAGTCCACCCCGGAGAAACAGCGCCTGGCCGCCTGGCTGTATGCGCAGTTCGTTACCTCGAAAACCGTATCGCTGAAGAAGACCCTGGTTGGCCTAACGCCAATTCGTGAGTCGGATATCAACTCGCAAGCCATGACCGACGTTGCGCCGAAACTCGGCGGCCTGGTGGAGTTCTATCGCAGCCCGGCTCGAGTGCAGTGGACCCCGACCGGCACCAACGTACCGGACTACCCACGTCTGGCGCAGCTGTGGTGGCAATTCATTGCTGAAGCAGCCAGTGGCGACAAGTCGCCACAAGAAGCGTTAGATGGTTTGGCGGCGGCGCAGGACACCATGTTGGGTCGTCTGGAGCGCTCCGGCGTACTGGGCGAGTGTGGTCCCAAACTCAACGAGCCGAAAGATCCGCAGTACTGGCTGGATCAGCCGGGCGCACCGAAGCCCAAGCTGGCCAACGAGAAGCCTCAGGGTGAAACCATCAGCTACAACGAGTTGCTGAGATCCTGGGAGCAAGCCCGCGACTGA